A window of Mucilaginibacter sp. PAMC 26640 contains these coding sequences:
- a CDS encoding DNA-directed RNA polymerase subunit beta' — translation MSYKKDNKIKSNFTTITISLASPESILERSSGEVLKPETINYRTYKPERDGLFCERIFGPVKDYECHCGKYKRIRYKGIVCDRCGVEVTEKKVRRERMGHINLVVPVAHIWYFRSLPNKIGYLLGLPTKRLDLIIYYERYVVIQPGIKESDGISRMDFLTEEEYLDVLDTLPKENQYLDDKDPQKFVAKMGAEALEDLLKRLDLDQLSYNLRHQAANETSQQRKNEALKRLQVVEAFRDAKTRIENNPEWMIVKIVPVIPPELRPLVPLEGGRFATSDLNDLYRRVIIRNNRLKRLIEIKAPEVILRNEKRMLQEAVDSLFDNSRKVNAVKTEGNRALKSLSDILKGKQGRFRQNLLGKRVDYSARSVIVVGPNLKLHECGLPKDMAAELFKPFIIRKMIERGVVKTVKSAKKIVDRKDPLVWDILENVLKGHPVLLNRAPTLHRLGIQAFQPKLVEGKAIQLHPLTCTAFNADFDGDQMAVHVPLGNAAILEAQVLMLASHNILNPANGTPITVPSQDMVLGLYYITKGRKTDEGRVVKGQDLTFYSSEEVIIAYNERKIDLHAFIKVKGKIKERDGNIVSKIIETTVGRVLFNEHVPEEVGYINELLTKKSLRDIIGEVVKMTGMARAAQFLDDIKELGFKMAFQGGLSFNLKDINIPEEKVTLIAQASKEVEDVMGNYNMGFITNNERYNQIIDIWTRINNRLTANVMNILSNDNQGFNSVYMMLDSGARGSKEQIRQLAGMRGLMAKPQKSGSGGEIIENPILSNFKEGLSVLEYFISTHGARKGLADTALKTADAGYLTRRLHDVAQDMIVGEVDCGTLRGIYTTALKDNEDIVEPLYDRILGRTTLHDVHDPITGELLVTAGHDITEEIGKKIENSPLEGIEIRSVLTCESRRGVCTLCYGRNLASGKRVQKGEAVGVIAAQSIGEPGTQLTLRTFHVGGTASNIAAESQINARFEGIIEFENVRTVEYKTDEENVEVVLGRSGEFRIIEPGTNKIIVTNNIPYGSYLYVKDGAKIAKGDRICSWDPYNAVIISEFAGITTFEAVLEGITFREESDEQTGHREKVIIDTRDKTKNPVIQIADSKGNIIKGYNIPVGAHISVEEGEKLQTGQVIAKIPRSTGKTRDITGGLPRVTELFEARNPSNPAVVTEIDGVVTLGGVKRGNREITIESKDGQVKKYLVPLSKHILVQDNDFVKAGMPLSDGSISPADILAIKGPAAVQEYLVNGIQEVYRLQGVKINDKHFEVIVHQMMQKVAIEDAGDTRFLEREAVDSWDFMIENDEMFDKKVVTEQGDSANLKVGQIVSLRKLRDENSILKRKDARLVEVRDAIAATSSPMLQGITRASLGTKSFISAASFQETTKVLNEAAIAGKKDNMLGLKENVIVGHLIPSGTGLREYENIRVGSQEEFDRLMASKTEEVEA, via the coding sequence ATGTCTTACAAAAAAGATAATAAAATCAAAAGTAATTTCACCACGATTACGATCAGTTTAGCTTCTCCGGAATCTATTTTGGAGCGTTCAAGCGGTGAAGTTTTGAAACCGGAGACCATCAACTACAGGACTTATAAGCCTGAGCGTGATGGTTTATTCTGCGAGCGTATATTCGGCCCGGTGAAGGATTACGAGTGCCATTGCGGTAAATACAAACGTATCCGTTACAAAGGTATCGTGTGCGACCGTTGCGGTGTTGAAGTAACTGAGAAAAAAGTACGTCGTGAGCGTATGGGCCACATTAACCTTGTGGTGCCAGTTGCACATATCTGGTACTTCCGCTCGTTGCCAAATAAAATTGGTTACCTGCTGGGCTTACCAACAAAAAGACTGGATCTGATCATTTACTACGAGCGTTATGTAGTAATTCAGCCGGGTATTAAAGAATCTGACGGTATTTCCCGTATGGATTTCCTTACAGAAGAAGAATACCTGGATGTATTGGATACTTTACCAAAAGAAAACCAATACCTGGATGATAAAGACCCACAGAAATTTGTGGCTAAGATGGGTGCCGAGGCTTTAGAAGATTTGCTAAAACGCCTTGACCTTGATCAGTTATCATACAACCTGCGTCATCAGGCTGCAAATGAAACTTCACAGCAACGTAAAAACGAAGCTTTAAAGCGTTTACAGGTTGTTGAGGCGTTCCGTGATGCAAAAACAAGGATAGAGAACAACCCTGAGTGGATGATCGTTAAGATCGTTCCGGTTATTCCACCAGAATTGCGTCCGTTGGTTCCATTGGAAGGTGGCCGTTTTGCTACTTCCGATTTGAACGATTTATACCGCCGTGTAATTATCCGTAACAATCGTTTAAAACGTTTGATCGAGATCAAAGCACCGGAAGTTATTTTGCGTAACGAAAAACGTATGTTACAGGAAGCTGTAGATTCGTTATTTGATAACTCACGTAAAGTAAATGCAGTAAAAACTGAAGGTAACCGTGCATTGAAGTCACTTTCGGATATCCTGAAAGGTAAACAAGGCCGTTTCCGTCAGAACTTGCTTGGTAAACGTGTGGATTATTCGGCACGTTCGGTAATTGTTGTAGGTCCAAACCTTAAATTACACGAATGCGGTTTACCAAAAGATATGGCTGCTGAGTTGTTTAAACCATTTATCATTCGCAAGATGATTGAGCGTGGTGTGGTTAAAACAGTAAAATCTGCCAAAAAGATTGTTGACCGTAAAGACCCGTTAGTTTGGGATATTTTGGAAAACGTATTAAAAGGCCACCCTGTATTATTAAACCGTGCGCCTACACTGCACAGGTTGGGTATTCAGGCTTTCCAGCCAAAACTGGTAGAAGGTAAGGCAATACAATTGCACCCGTTAACCTGTACCGCCTTTAACGCGGATTTTGACGGTGACCAGATGGCTGTGCACGTACCCCTAGGTAACGCAGCAATTTTGGAAGCCCAGGTATTGATGCTTGCATCACACAACATCTTAAACCCTGCTAACGGTACGCCAATTACAGTACCTTCTCAGGACATGGTGCTTGGTTTGTACTACATAACCAAAGGCCGCAAAACAGATGAAGGACGTGTGGTAAAAGGACAAGACTTAACGTTCTATTCTTCTGAAGAAGTGATCATCGCTTACAACGAAAGAAAGATCGATCTGCACGCCTTTATCAAGGTTAAAGGAAAAATTAAAGAACGCGATGGTAACATCGTTTCTAAAATAATTGAAACTACGGTAGGCCGCGTTTTATTTAACGAACACGTGCCTGAAGAAGTTGGTTACATTAACGAACTATTAACCAAGAAATCACTGCGTGATATCATTGGTGAGGTTGTTAAAATGACCGGTATGGCACGCGCAGCACAATTCCTTGATGATATTAAGGAGTTAGGCTTTAAAATGGCATTCCAGGGTGGTTTATCATTTAACCTGAAGGATATTAATATTCCGGAGGAAAAAGTGACGCTGATCGCCCAGGCTTCTAAAGAAGTAGAAGATGTTATGGGTAACTATAACATGGGTTTCATTACCAACAACGAGCGTTACAACCAGATCATTGATATCTGGACACGTATCAACAATCGCTTAACTGCGAATGTGATGAACATCCTCAGCAACGATAACCAGGGTTTCAACTCTGTATATATGATGCTTGATTCGGGTGCGCGTGGTTCTAAAGAGCAGATCCGTCAGCTTGCAGGTATGCGTGGTTTGATGGCTAAGCCGCAAAAATCAGGTTCAGGTGGTGAAATTATTGAAAACCCTATTCTTTCAAACTTTAAAGAAGGTTTGTCGGTATTAGAGTACTTTATTTCTACCCACGGTGCGCGTAAAGGTTTGGCGGATACGGCGTTGAAAACAGCGGATGCTGGTTACTTAACACGTAGGTTGCATGACGTTGCGCAGGATATGATCGTTGGTGAGGTTGATTGCGGTACCTTACGTGGTATCTACACAACTGCATTAAAAGATAACGAGGATATCGTTGAACCATTATACGATCGTATTTTAGGTCGTACTACACTTCATGATGTTCATGACCCGATTACCGGCGAACTGTTGGTAACTGCAGGGCATGATATCACGGAAGAAATTGGTAAGAAGATAGAAAATTCACCTTTAGAAGGTATTGAGATCCGTTCGGTATTAACCTGCGAAAGCCGCAGAGGTGTATGTACGTTATGCTACGGCCGTAACCTTGCAAGTGGTAAACGCGTGCAAAAAGGTGAGGCAGTAGGTGTAATTGCAGCACAGTCAATTGGTGAGCCGGGTACACAGTTAACTTTACGTACATTCCACGTGGGTGGTACCGCCTCTAACATTGCTGCTGAATCACAGATCAACGCAAGGTTTGAAGGTATCATTGAATTTGAAAACGTACGTACCGTTGAGTACAAAACCGACGAAGAAAATGTTGAAGTGGTGTTAGGCCGTTCAGGCGAATTCCGTATCATCGAGCCGGGTACCAACAAAATCATCGTAACCAACAACATTCCATACGGTTCATACCTGTATGTGAAAGATGGTGCTAAAATTGCTAAAGGCGACCGTATCTGTTCATGGGATCCGTACAATGCGGTGATCATATCTGAGTTTGCCGGTATTACCACTTTTGAGGCAGTATTGGAAGGTATCACGTTCCGTGAGGAAAGTGATGAGCAAACAGGTCACCGTGAAAAAGTTATTATCGATACCAGGGACAAAACTAAAAACCCGGTTATCCAGATAGCTGATTCAAAAGGTAATATCATTAAAGGATACAACATCCCGGTAGGAGCCCACATTTCTGTTGAAGAAGGTGAGAAACTGCAAACCGGACAGGTTATTGCGAAAATCCCTCGTTCAACTGGTAAAACACGAGATATTACAGGTGGTTTACCACGTGTAACCGAGTTATTTGAAGCACGTAACCCATCTAACCCTGCTGTAGTAACCGAGATTGACGGTGTGGTAACTTTAGGTGGTGTGAAACGTGGTAACCGCGAGATCACTATAGAAAGTAAAGACGGCCAGGTGAAAAAATACCTGGTGCCTTTATCTAAGCACATCCTTGTACAGGATAACGACTTTGTTAAAGCTGGTATGCCATTGTCAGACGGTTCTATCTCTCCGGCAGATATACTTGCCATCAAAGGCCCTGCAGCAGTGCAGGAGTACTTGGTTAACGGTATCCAGGAAGTATACCGTTTACAGGGTGTGAAGATCAACGACAAGCACTTTGAGGTGATTGTTCACCAGATGATGCAGAAAGTTGCCATTGAAGATGCAGGTGATACTCGTTTCCTTGAAAGGGAAGCAGTTGATAGCTGGGACTTTATGATTGAAAACGACGAGATGTTTGATAAGAAGGTAGTTACCGAGCAAGGTGATTCTGCCAACTTAAAAGTAGGTCAGATTGTTTCTTTAAGAAAACTAAGGGACGAAAACTCAATCCTGAAACGTAAGGATGCGAGATTAGTAGAGGTAAGGGATGCAATTGCAGCAACTTCCAGCCCGATGTTACAAGGTATCACAAGAGCATCATTAGGTACCAAATCGTTTATTTCAGCCGCATCGTTCCAGGAAACTACCAAAGTACTGAACGAAGCAGCCATAGCAGGTAAAAAAGACAATATGCTGGGCTTGAAAGAAAACGTAATTGTGGGTCACTTAATTCCGTCAGGAACAGGTTTACGCGAATACGAAAATATCCGCGTAGGTTCTCAGGAAGAGTTTGATCGCCTGATGGCTTCAAAAACTGAAGAAGTAGAAGCTTAA
- a CDS encoding NAD(P)-dependent oxidoreductase, with translation MNKTIVFGAAGQLGQCFKKLAGDEKLDFFVFPDRAQANILDLDALNLLFAKHKPAYAINCAAYTAVDKAEDDAEIAEQINKTGAENLARCCAQHGTVLVQVSTDFVFKGDKSSPLNENDITAPIGVYGQTKLDGEQVIPGFINKYFIVRTSWLYSEFANNYVKTMLRLGSERPELKIIADQAGTPTYAIDLAAFIINIITSGSSAYGIYHYSNEGIASWYDFSKAIFEISGFDVKVIPIPTSDYPTRAVRPPYSVMDKTKVKKTFGIEIPYWRDSLQVCINKIKQLN, from the coding sequence ATGAATAAAACCATAGTTTTTGGCGCTGCCGGTCAATTAGGCCAATGCTTCAAAAAATTAGCCGGTGATGAAAAACTTGATTTTTTCGTGTTCCCGGATAGGGCCCAAGCCAATATTTTAGATTTGGACGCCCTGAATCTTTTATTTGCTAAACATAAGCCTGCTTACGCAATTAACTGCGCTGCTTATACCGCGGTAGACAAGGCAGAGGATGATGCCGAAATAGCTGAACAGATAAACAAAACCGGGGCAGAAAATTTGGCCCGTTGTTGCGCACAGCATGGTACGGTTTTGGTGCAGGTTTCAACCGATTTTGTTTTTAAAGGTGATAAATCATCGCCTTTAAACGAAAATGATATAACTGCCCCAATAGGCGTTTACGGGCAAACAAAGCTGGATGGTGAGCAGGTTATCCCGGGCTTTATCAATAAATACTTTATCGTGCGCACTTCATGGCTTTATTCGGAATTTGCTAACAACTATGTTAAAACAATGCTTCGCCTAGGCAGTGAACGACCGGAGCTTAAAATAATAGCCGACCAGGCAGGTACTCCAACTTACGCCATAGATCTCGCCGCCTTCATTATCAATATAATTACTTCCGGCAGTTCTGCCTACGGTATATATCACTATAGCAACGAGGGTATAGCGTCCTGGTACGATTTTTCAAAGGCTATCTTTGAGATTTCCGGTTTCGACGTAAAGGTGATACCTATTCCTACGAGTGATTATCCCACAAGGGCAGTGAGGCCTCCGTACTCCGTAATGGATAAAACCAAAGTAAAGAAAACATTTGGCATTGAAATTCCGTATTGGAGAGATAGTCTGCAAGTTTGCATTAACAAAATAAAACAACTAAACTAA
- a CDS encoding glucose-1-phosphate thymidylyltransferase encodes MKGIILAGGSGTRLYPITKAISKQLMPIYDKPMIYYPLSVLMLAGIKEILIITTAEDNPGFVRLLGTGEELGCRFEYAIQEKPNGLAQAFVIGADFIGNDKVALVLGDNIFYGSGFSRLIQSFNDLDGAAIFAYPVADPERYGVVEFDAEFKAISIEEKPVKPKSKFAVPGLYFYDNSVVAIARDIPMSPRGEYEITDVNRVYLEQGNLKVGVMDRGTAWLDTGTFDSLSDATEFVRVIEKRQSRKIGCIEEVAYAMGFIDDEQLKVLVQKYIKSGYGAYLQSLLDQ; translated from the coding sequence ATGAAGGGTATCATATTAGCAGGAGGATCGGGCACCAGGCTTTATCCCATAACCAAGGCCATTAGCAAACAGTTAATGCCCATTTATGATAAGCCAATGATCTACTATCCGCTGTCGGTATTAATGCTGGCTGGTATAAAAGAGATCCTCATTATCACTACTGCCGAAGATAACCCCGGCTTTGTGCGTTTGTTGGGCACCGGTGAAGAACTGGGTTGCCGTTTTGAATATGCTATACAGGAGAAACCGAATGGCCTTGCCCAGGCTTTTGTTATCGGCGCGGATTTTATTGGTAACGATAAAGTAGCCCTGGTACTTGGTGACAACATCTTTTACGGATCGGGCTTCAGCCGTTTGATCCAAAGTTTTAATGATTTGGATGGAGCTGCAATATTTGCCTACCCGGTGGCAGATCCGGAGCGTTATGGTGTAGTGGAGTTTGATGCTGAATTTAAAGCTATATCGATAGAAGAGAAACCGGTTAAACCTAAATCGAAGTTTGCCGTTCCCGGACTTTATTTTTACGATAATAGTGTTGTCGCAATTGCCAGAGATATCCCTATGTCGCCACGTGGCGAATATGAAATAACCGACGTTAACCGCGTTTACCTGGAACAGGGTAACCTTAAAGTTGGCGTAATGGACCGTGGCACAGCCTGGTTAGATACCGGCACCTTTGATTCATTAAGCGATGCTACTGAATTTGTACGGGTGATAGAAAAACGCCAGTCGCGTAAAATTGGCTGTATTGAGGAAGTTGCTTACGCGATGGGTTTTATTGATGATGAGCAGTTGAAAGTGCTTGTTCAGAAATATATCAAGAGCGGTTATGGGGCGTATTTGCAGTCACTGCTCGATCAATAG
- a CDS encoding tRNA dimethylallyltransferase, translating to MSTAPPTLIVIAGPTASGKTAAAIRVAQHLDTVIISADSRQFFREMSIGTAKPTPDELAAAPHYFINSHSVTESFSVGDFERECLALLDDLFKKKQVVILAGGSGLYIKAICEGFDNIPDANPAIRERLNNELAEKGIAPLQERLKTIDSAYYAEVDISNPQRVIRALEVYESSGQPFSSFRTAKTNQRPFNIVKIGLDLPREILYHRINQRVDLMLDEGLVEEVKSLTSYRTLNALNTVGYSEIFEYLNGKTDLADAVGLIKQNTRRFAKRQMTWFRKDKEIVWVDALGPNLLNQILTAVNEKAQLKKPG from the coding sequence ATGAGCACAGCCCCCCCAACCCTTATCGTCATAGCAGGCCCCACCGCATCGGGTAAAACAGCCGCCGCTATCCGCGTTGCACAACATCTTGATACCGTTATCATTTCTGCAGATTCAAGGCAATTCTTCAGGGAAATGTCCATAGGTACAGCTAAACCTACTCCAGATGAACTGGCCGCTGCTCCCCACTATTTTATCAACTCACATTCGGTAACAGAAAGTTTTTCGGTTGGTGATTTTGAGCGCGAATGCCTGGCGCTACTGGATGACCTTTTTAAAAAAAAGCAGGTAGTTATTCTGGCAGGCGGTTCGGGTTTATACATCAAAGCGATCTGTGAAGGTTTCGACAACATTCCGGATGCCAACCCTGCTATACGCGAGCGATTAAATAACGAGCTTGCTGAAAAGGGCATTGCGCCATTGCAGGAACGATTGAAAACCATAGACTCCGCTTATTACGCCGAGGTCGATATCAGCAATCCACAGCGGGTAATTCGCGCTTTAGAGGTATACGAAAGTTCAGGCCAGCCTTTTTCCTCTTTTCGCACCGCAAAAACCAACCAGCGGCCCTTCAATATTGTGAAGATTGGGTTGGATTTACCCCGGGAGATACTATACCACAGGATTAATCAGCGGGTGGACCTGATGCTGGATGAAGGATTGGTTGAGGAAGTAAAGTCGCTCACATCCTACCGAACGTTAAACGCACTAAACACGGTTGGCTATAGTGAAATATTTGAATATCTTAATGGTAAAACCGACTTAGCTGACGCCGTTGGGCTCATTAAACAAAATACCCGCCGCTTTGCTAAAAGGCAAATGACCTGGTTTAGGAAAGACAAAGAAATAGTTTGGGTAGATGCGTTAGGACCAAATTTGTTGAATCAAATCCTGACTGCTGTTAACGAAAAAGCCCAGCTTAAAAAGCCAGGCTAA
- a CDS encoding tRNA nucleotidyltransferase — MKKHLQHPVFSVISKLAAEHNVQAYAIGGYVRDIFLNRPSKDIDVVVLGNGIAFAEAVAAKLNVKVSVFKNFGTAMLRYQDVEVEFVGARKESYRSESRKPIVENGTLDDDQKRRDFTINALAITLHQDNYGMLVDPFNGIADIEQKLIRTPLNPIETFSDDPLRMMRAIRFASQLNFRIDDEAIAAIKSNLSRINIVSQERITDELNKIILSQKPSIGFNYLFDTGLLHLIFPQMVALYGVEIINGKGHKDNFYHTLQVLDNICETTDDLWLRWAAILHDIAKPPTKRFEPGHGWTFHGHEDKGARMVPKIFAQLKLPLNEKMKFVQKLVQLHLRPIVLSQSIVTDSAVRRLLFEAGEDIEPLMLLCKADVTTKNEYKVKKYRNNFELVLQKLKDVEERDSIRNWQPPVTGLDIMQLFGIGEGREVGIIKNKIREAILEGEIPNSREAAINFTIEKGLEIGLKVAAHSN; from the coding sequence ATGAAAAAACACCTGCAACATCCCGTATTTTCTGTTATTTCGAAGCTTGCTGCAGAACATAATGTTCAGGCATATGCTATTGGAGGATATGTGCGCGATATTTTTTTAAACCGCCCTTCTAAAGATATCGATGTTGTTGTTTTGGGTAATGGCATTGCCTTTGCCGAAGCTGTTGCCGCAAAGCTGAATGTCAAAGTATCGGTTTTTAAAAACTTTGGTACGGCTATGCTGCGATACCAGGACGTGGAAGTGGAGTTTGTAGGTGCCCGCAAGGAAAGCTACCGCTCGGAATCGCGCAAGCCTATTGTAGAGAATGGCACCCTGGACGACGATCAAAAACGCCGCGACTTTACCATTAACGCATTAGCCATCACCTTGCACCAGGATAATTATGGCATGTTGGTCGATCCTTTTAATGGCATTGCAGATATTGAACAGAAACTGATCCGCACGCCGCTTAACCCGATAGAAACGTTTTCAGATGACCCCTTGCGCATGATGCGCGCCATCCGGTTTGCATCGCAGCTGAATTTCCGGATTGATGATGAGGCTATTGCTGCTATCAAAAGCAATTTAAGCCGCATCAACATCGTATCGCAGGAGCGCATAACAGATGAGTTGAACAAGATCATCCTATCCCAAAAGCCATCCATTGGCTTTAATTATTTGTTTGATACGGGTCTACTTCACCTAATTTTTCCACAAATGGTGGCACTTTACGGGGTGGAGATCATCAACGGTAAGGGTCACAAGGATAATTTTTACCATACGCTGCAGGTATTGGATAATATCTGCGAAACAACCGATGACCTTTGGCTGCGCTGGGCGGCCATATTGCATGATATTGCTAAGCCCCCTACCAAGCGTTTTGAACCCGGCCACGGCTGGACGTTTCACGGACACGAAGATAAAGGCGCACGCATGGTACCGAAGATCTTCGCACAGCTCAAATTGCCGCTGAACGAGAAAATGAAATTTGTGCAGAAACTGGTGCAACTGCATTTGCGGCCCATCGTTTTGTCGCAGTCTATCGTTACCGATTCGGCAGTACGCCGTTTACTTTTTGAGGCGGGAGAGGACATAGAACCATTAATGCTGTTGTGTAAAGCAGACGTGACCACGAAAAACGAATACAAGGTTAAAAAGTATCGTAACAATTTCGAACTGGTATTGCAAAAACTGAAAGATGTTGAAGAGCGCGACAGCATCCGCAACTGGCAGCCGCCGGTTACCGGGCTGGATATCATGCAGCTTTTTGGCATTGGAGAGGGCCGCGAAGTGGGAATTATTAAAAATAAGATCCGTGAGGCTATACTGGAGGGCGAAATTCCTAATAGTCGCGAAGCAGCAATAAATTTTACAATTGAAAAAGGCCTGGAAATTGGCTTGAAAGTTGCGGCGCACTCAAATTAA
- a CDS encoding translation factor Sua5 — MLKDEVNKALKVIQEGGIILYPTDTIWGIGCDATNTEAVKKIFALKQREESKSMIILIDTDNKLQSYITEVPEIAYQLIEYAENPLTLVMPGARNISPSLIAEDGSVGVRVSSHPFCQQLIQRLRKPIVSTSANISGHPSPEYFGKIEQEIIDGVDYVVDIDQYSTEVKKPSTIMRLDPNGSFEFIRR; from the coding sequence ATGCTTAAGGACGAAGTAAATAAAGCACTTAAAGTGATCCAGGAGGGCGGCATCATCCTTTACCCTACCGATACCATCTGGGGTATTGGCTGCGATGCCACCAATACCGAGGCCGTAAAAAAGATCTTCGCCCTTAAACAGCGTGAGGAAAGCAAAAGTATGATCATTCTTATCGATACCGATAATAAGCTGCAAAGCTATATTACCGAGGTACCGGAGATTGCTTATCAATTAATTGAGTATGCAGAAAATCCGCTTACACTGGTAATGCCAGGCGCCCGTAACATCTCCCCTTCCCTGATAGCCGAAGACGGCAGCGTGGGCGTACGGGTAAGCAGTCACCCGTTTTGCCAGCAGCTCATCCAACGGTTGCGCAAACCAATCGTGTCTACTTCTGCTAATATAAGCGGCCATCCCTCGCCTGAATATTTTGGGAAGATAGAGCAGGAAATTATTGACGGAGTGGATTACGTGGTCGATATTGACCAGTACAGCACCGAAGTGAAGAAGCCAAGCACCATTATGCGGCTGGACCCTAATGGCAGTTTTGAATTTATTCGCCGTTAA
- a CDS encoding mannosyltransferase, which yields MKLGYDAKRAFLNNTGLGNFSRWLIKTTAEHYPENAYLLYTPKLKPNKWRNFFDQFPGISIITPKGKYLTALWRSKGIVSNLEKDGIDLYHGLSYELPIGIDNTRIKSVVSIHDLIFLRFPQYYGFIDRLIYTAKTKRACKTAHRIIAISERTKQDLVELLNIDTNKIDVVYQGCAPEFALKQSADKLAAVKQKYHLPDSFILNVGTIEERKNLLLLAKALAYTKTNTNAVVVGKPTGYLDKVKVFLASRGLADSVTFLHDVSFDDLPAIYQLAKLFVYPSRYEGFGIPVLEALVSGIPVIAATGSCLEEAGGPFSRYVGPDDVQGLAKAIDEVLSDGNLQQQMIKEGLAYAQRFEDRNLAAQMMNIYNKVTRHA from the coding sequence ATGAAACTTGGATACGATGCCAAACGTGCGTTTTTAAACAATACCGGCCTGGGTAACTTTAGCCGGTGGCTGATAAAAACCACGGCGGAGCATTATCCTGAAAACGCCTACCTGCTATACACGCCGAAACTTAAACCCAACAAGTGGCGTAACTTTTTCGATCAATTTCCCGGCATCAGTATCATCACCCCTAAGGGAAAATACCTAACCGCCTTGTGGCGTAGTAAGGGCATTGTGAGTAACCTTGAAAAAGACGGCATCGATCTTTACCACGGCTTAAGTTATGAACTCCCCATTGGCATTGATAACACCCGTATAAAATCGGTTGTGAGTATTCACGATCTCATTTTTTTGCGTTTTCCGCAATACTATGGCTTCATAGACAGACTGATCTACACCGCCAAAACCAAACGTGCCTGCAAAACGGCGCACCGAATTATCGCCATCAGCGAACGTACCAAACAGGATCTTGTTGAGTTGCTGAACATTGACACCAACAAAATTGACGTAGTCTATCAAGGCTGCGCTCCGGAGTTTGCGCTGAAGCAATCAGCAGACAAACTTGCAGCCGTTAAGCAAAAGTACCATCTGCCGGATAGCTTTATATTAAACGTAGGAACAATAGAAGAGCGTAAGAACCTGTTGCTGCTGGCAAAAGCATTAGCTTACACCAAAACGAATACAAACGCTGTGGTTGTAGGTAAGCCTACCGGCTACCTGGATAAAGTAAAAGTTTTCCTGGCTTCGCGGGGATTGGCTGATAGTGTTACATTTTTGCACGATGTGAGCTTTGATGATCTTCCGGCAATTTACCAATTGGCGAAACTATTTGTCTACCCATCGCGTTACGAGGGGTTTGGTATCCCCGTACTCGAGGCGCTGGTTTCCGGCATTCCGGTTATTGCAGCAACGGGTTCATGCCTGGAGGAAGCGGGAGGACCATTTAGCCGGTATGTTGGGCCGGATGACGTACAAGGCTTGGCGAAAGCAATAGACGAGGTATTGAGCGATGGAAATTTGCAGCAGCAAATGATAAAAGAAGGGCTGGCCTATGCCCAACGGTTTGAAGACCGTAACTTAGCGGCGCAAATGATGAACATATACAATAAGGTAACCCGCCATGCTTAA
- a CDS encoding 2,3,4,5-tetrahydropyridine-2,6-dicarboxylate N-succinyltransferase: protein MIMQELKKLIEEAWENRTLLSENDYINAINTVIDRLDKGEMRVAELIGTRWHTNDWIKKAVILYFPTRAMEEIKTGPFVFHDKMKLKTNYKELGVRVVPHGIARYGAYLAKGVIMMPSYVNIGAYVDEGTMVDTWATVGSCAQIGKHVHLSGGVGIGGVLEPVQAAPVIIEDNCFLGSRAIVVEGVHVESEAVLGANVVLTASTKIIDVTGPEPIEYKGRVPARSVVIPGSYAKKFAAGEYQVPCALIIGTRKESTDKKTSLNDALRENNVAV from the coding sequence TTGATAATGCAAGAACTTAAAAAACTGATAGAAGAAGCCTGGGAAAATCGTACGCTGCTGAGCGAGAACGACTACATCAATGCTATAAATACGGTTATCGATCGCCTGGATAAAGGTGAGATGCGCGTTGCCGAACTGATTGGCACCCGCTGGCATACTAACGACTGGATCAAGAAAGCCGTGATCTTATACTTCCCTACCCGTGCCATGGAAGAAATTAAAACCGGCCCTTTTGTGTTTCATGATAAAATGAAACTGAAGACCAACTACAAAGAGCTTGGTGTACGCGTGGTACCTCATGGTATTGCCCGTTATGGTGCTTACCTGGCTAAAGGCGTTATCATGATGCCATCGTACGTAAACATTGGTGCTTATGTGGATGAAGGCACAATGGTGGATACCTGGGCTACTGTAGGTTCCTGCGCGCAGATTGGTAAGCATGTACATTTGAGTGGTGGTGTTGGTATCGGTGGTGTGTTAGAGCCGGTGCAGGCTGCCCCTGTTATCATTGAGGATAATTGCTTCCTTGGATCACGTGCTATTGTTGTTGAAGGTGTCCACGTAGAATCTGAGGCGGTTTTAGGTGCTAATGTAGTACTTACTGCATCAACCAAAATAATAGATGTTACAGGGCCAGAGCCAATTGAATATAAAGGCCGAGTGCCTGCGCGTTCGGTAGTGATACCAGGCTCATACGCCAAGAAATTTGCCGCCGGCGAATACCAGGTGCCTTGTGCGCTGATCATCGGCACGCGTAAAGAATCTACTGATAAAAAGACATCGCTGAATGATGCTTTAAGGGAAAATAACGTAGCCGTATAA